A stretch of DNA from Gavia stellata isolate bGavSte3 chromosome 18, bGavSte3.hap2, whole genome shotgun sequence:
CTAACCTAACTTTTCCTCTATCTTAATATCCCTTCCCATATAATAGAACAGGATTTCCTGAAATCTTAACAACACCCAAGTTGTAATGCTAGATGTTTAGAGTTTGTTGCTTCAAGGACAGCACATGAACGTATTCTAAAGGCTGGACAAGTATCAATGTATTCCTGCCCTGTCCTACTCTTCACTATCACTAGTGAAACTACCAGAGCATTGATCTGAGTAACTATGGGTGTCCATGTGTTTTTAGGATGCCTTCCATACCCCAAAGGGATTATCAATATTAATTAGCTCACTAAAGAATCAAGTGATATTTTTGGTGATGTACGGaagtaaagaaaatgttggTTATTGCTCCAACAGCGCGGTTTCTGAATCCTTcaatttttttgggggtgggtgTTACCTGGACTGCCATCAGCTATTAGCGGCTCCTTCCTTCACTTGCCTCGTACATAATTACACAGCAGTTGTAAAAACCCACTTTAGGAGGGCCTGAATTAAGCCTCAGTTCCAAGTGAAAACACAGGGTAGCAAGATGCAACCGTTTGGGACAGAGGAACTAAGGCTCAACCCGTAAGCAAGCACAAGTAGAAAGTATTCCATGTCATGATCctgctggaaaatatttgaaagtgtAAGCcgtatcttttttttaaaagagtctGATGAGATGGAGGAAGAAACAGCAATCTTCTTCcagcaagcaaaaaaaccctcagtgtTGGAAGATGTACAGTTGTCAACTGCTTGGACCAGGAATACATCTTTGGACTAGTATAGTGCTTACCACAAAGGGTCCCAGTATTTTACTGTGTTACTCTGCACTAAAAGTCGTCAGGAAGCCTACCAACAGTAACTCACTTAGCAGCAATGAGGTCACAGTGCAAATACTACTTCATCTGCCTCTCTGCGTGCACAAGTAGATATTTTACTGGGTAACCTGAAGTGAATTAAAGTATGCACCTAAGTCCATCCCAAAATCTTGCTGTTCCAGGAAAGGAAGTTCTTTGGCACACTATGACAGGTTCTTCCCAACTCTGGTACAAATTCCTTGCGTGACCTTGGAAAAGCTGCTTCTTGTGATTTCCATTTatcatctgtaaaatgagggTAAGTAATGGTCTATCTCAATGAGGAGCACTTGCGGCCTACAAGATTACATTAAGTTGCAGTAGTGGCAGATGCAACAGAAGAGCAAAATAATATCTGCATGTCCTCTATCCTTCAATTGTTCATCAAGTTGGCTGCTATCCTTGTCTCTAACACTTACATACCATAAGCATTTTTTCTAGCTATAGCATTAACAACATGCATAGAGTAAGTAGAGTACAGACCTGGGCTAAAAAATTTTGCTGGGGATCCTGATGAAGAGGTGAGATAGTGCCTTTTGGACCAAACCAAGCGTTAATGGTGATGTTATCTTCTTCACCTTCCCCCAGGCAGCAGTAGTCAGGGATACTGATATCCTCTTTCAATTCTGGGATCTACTCccataaagaaataaacattaaaaagggTATGTGCTGACTTACCAAAGGTATGTAATTCATAGAACAAAGGAACAAGGCTTGACACAAACAAATGACCTGCTTGTCCAGTAAAGGCAGGAGAGAAGTAGCTGAACGGCTAAGAATCTGCAGGAAACGTCCTCACACTTTCTGTCCTACCAAGCAGATTCTGTTGGAAGGAGAGgtgagggaaagaaaggggTTTCTCATTCTTCAGAGACCCTTTGCTTTAGCAGAAACCAGAGAAACCCACAAGAAAAAAACGGTTTGCTGTTcgtggaaaagcagcagctgatcTTTTATACACTAACCTTGCTTCTCCATGAGATTCCTTTTTATGTCTCCCACCAACCTTATCTTTGGTTAACTGGAATGACATTTCAGAATATGACTGTTTCCTGTCCAAATCTCTTCCCTGACTTACATATTCTTTGGGGAAATGCTGCCTTCCAGGTGATAGCCCTGTAACTATATGCTACATTGTACCAAAACAGCACTAAGACTGAATGTCTTCACCCCTGAAAAGGTTTTGTTTCCATGCCTTTCAGCCAAATGGAATAAACCCCGCCCTCCGTTCCTTCAAATTGCAGGAACAGAAACTTAAGAAATACTGTGAATTCTCTGTATGCCCTTCCATCTAGTAGAGCTGACATCCTCAGAGATGACTTGTGCTACAAAGGGAACACCtgactgcagaaagagaaaaacattcacTCAGTTTTACCTGATCAAAAAGCTGGTGCTGGGCAAGGTATCCTACACCATTCTGAAattacagcagagaaagaaaaaaaatgcatagtgACATATAGGGTAAGACTTCTCAGTCAGTTAATTTACTTATAGGTGAGTAGAGTCTACTCATAGGTAACATCCATTTCCAATGTCCTACTTCAGAGTACTAGAATTGTTTCAACAGTTGACTAGCATAAGGGGTCTTCTGAAATAGTATCTTACAGCTACGCTCAAATTGAAAGAGTGTAGATACATCCCCACAATCAACAAATTATCTAGCTCGAGTTACTGGAAGAAGCCTAGCTGCAATCCTACAGAGTCTCGACAGTTCTGTTGTCAATCCTGTGACAACGCTCTGCATCTTTACAGCTAGACCCTGCTGGTACACAGGCTAGTTCACCTTCACTCCCTGTAAGTATCTCGATACTCTATTCCAGGCTGTACCACAGACCAATTTGCAATGGCACATGGTCCTTCCTTCCAGAAGACTAGGAAACAGAAATGAGGGCTTCAGATCCTCAGCTGTGAATGTAAAAGGGCATTCAATTGCtaatcaactttttttttttttacctggtGGTACATGAATTTGGATCTTGATCCTAGATCTCACTAAGCAGTTCAATAACCAAGAGGAACAAAAATGCTGGCTGAGGATCCCTTATCCTTAGACTCCACCATTCAGGCTTTTACTGCAGAAGCTATCTATCTGTCCATCaaattccagctgctgctttttatatataaaaatcaaaccTAACTATTGTTGCAATAACTATTTGTAGCTTCAGATCTTGAAAATATGTCAAACCTTTTAATTCAGAGTTGTTCTTATAGCATACCCCCTCCCTTGACACCACCTCTAAGCATGTTTGTTCTAAGTAGAAATTCTGTACCAGTAACACACTGCTGCATTTGgagatgaaacaaaaccagactgaCAGACCTCATTCACAATATACTGGTTGATGAAGTCACTGACAGTCATCAGCTTCTGAGACCATTCCTCATCCGTGTATCGGGTACCCAGTTCCACGGGGACTGTGCGGCACCCTGCGACTTGACAAAAATAGTCcacactgaaataaagaaagTTCCATTACCCTTTTATACTGCTCTTCTTACTAATTTTGAATGTAAGGCAATCAATCAAAATCAATCCTGCAGAGTAATAAAATTCTACTACCACGAGTTTCTTccctctaaaaccaaccaactAGAggcaaaaggcagaagaaaaggatgCAGGCAGCAAGGAAACAACCAGTCAAGTTTTTGTGTACATTATGCCACAGttgtcttttgtttgtttttttttttaaaaaaaaccttgttTACCTCAGTTAACTGTTGTTTTCTTACCAGCTAAGGCGATTTAAGCTGTTAGTCTCTCTTGACTAGGGATGGCTATTctttttgctgcctgctgctgcatttGCTAAATAAAATGTTGCATCTTTTTATCATTAATGCTAGATCAACTCTCTGTCAGCACCAAATTCTGTATACAGGTGCTAGTAATACCCATTCTGGCTAAAATCAGAGGAATTACTTTGCCTGATGGTATACATCTCTCCCTTGACAATGATACTAACTAGATGAAGAAGTTAatctttttaaatgtctgaagTTAACCAGTGGAGTACCTTCCCTCAGAAAAGAATAGAACCCTTATGAAATAACAAGTGTCTTCAGTTAATGTCAATTTTACACCTGGCTGTGGAATGAAAGCAATTGCTCGAACTAAGTGTGAgtggtttttcctcttctctaaGGAATCATGAGCTTTATCTCACAAATATCCAATTCTCAGTATTGGAAATGTTGGCTCCATTGCTTACATCACACAAGCAGCACAATGTTATTACTCGCTCTGAACAGCTGTGTCTGAAACTGAACACTCAAACACGACACCGAACAAACATCAATGCTTGTACTTGTGAATGAAAAAGCCAATGATGCTTACTCACACATCTCTGAAATTCACTTTCCATTGCACTAATTATCAGCAAGTTCGGAGACGTAAAAATCGCTGATCTATGTCTGACACAGACCCACTTAAGATGTGAGCAGCTCACTGGAACAGTTAGCAACCCATGCTCGTCACCAGTTTCTGGCCAAACAACACACAGCATCAGCAAACGGCCAGGGTACTCGCCAGCACGGCAGGGCCCCgggaggcagggctgagggctgccTTCCTGCCCTGTCCCAGCCAGGACCCGCTTTCCCCGCGGCACTGGAGCGCTTACCGTGCAATGAGCTGGGTGGCTTCATGCGCTTCCCTCATCTATGGAGCAACTTCTACAGAGCAAAGACAACACTGCAGCAGGAAGGTGCTGCCAACGGAAGTCACTCGCGATGGCACCCGTCTTCTGTGAAGGTCTCTACCGCCCTACCGAGCACCAAGACACCTGACACACAAAACGACCCTTGCCCTTACTAGGGCAGGGAAGAAACTCTTTTCTCACCTCCACTTCTTCATACACGGCCAGTGGTCAATAATCCCCTCTAAAACCACAGGCTTCTGCGGGATGAGGTAGTTGTCTCTGAAGTGCTCCAGCGAAGGGCAGCGAAGGTGTGGAAGCGCATCTTCCGGCTGCAGCGCAGGAACTGGAGGGGGGTCAGCCCGGGCCCTCTGGAACAGAGacctcctccttcagcagccGGTGTCGAAGGCCtccgcggccgccccggggcccGGCCCTGCTCGCCCTGCGCCAGGCCGCGCTGCGGGAggggccccggggccggcgggagcggATGGCGGGAGGGGGGCGGGCAGCCCGAGGGGGGCCGGGCTcgccccggcggcgggagcggcccGCGGGGTGAGAGCGAGGGGGCGTCCAGGGGAGGGGGGGTCGCAGGCCCACAGGGGTGGGGCCGCGAGCGCAAGGGGGGCGCCGAGGGTGGGGGAAAGCGGGGAGGggcgaggggaggggggagccgGGCAGGGGAGCGCGGGCCCAGGTCGCCTCAGGGCGGCGGGCGGTACCTTGGCGCTCCCCTGGGCTGCGGCGCGCCGCTTCGCGCGGGGCAGGTGCGCCTGCAGGACGCGGACGAGGCGGGCGAGGACGTTGTCCAGGACGGAGGCGCCCATGAGCAGCCCCATGTCGCAGAGGCGGACGGCAGGCGCCAGCGGGCGGCCGGCGGCAACCTCGGCCAGCGCCCCGAAGAGGCAGCCGTAGGAGTAGACCTGCCGCCAGGCCTTGCTGACCTCCCGCCACGGCCCCGCGTTCAGCTTCTCCCAGGAGTAGTCGCGCAGGACGTCGCCCAGGCGCCGCAGCGCCGCCGTCGCCGCCCCGCAGGGCCGGCCCGCCGCGCCGTAGAGCAGCCCGCGGGCCCGCCGCAGCAGCGGCAGGACGCAGTCCTCCACCTCGCCGCTCAGCGCCAAGGTCAGCTCCTCCTCGGCGCCGGGCAGCAGCGCCCGTACCTCTGCCCAGagcgcgccgcccgccgcggggccggcggaCGGGCCCTCCGCGCCGCCGGGCGC
This window harbors:
- the KDM8 gene encoding bifunctional peptidase and arginyl-hydroxylase JMJD5 translates to MAAPGGAEGPSAGPAAGGALWAEVRALLPGAEEELTLALSGEVEDCVLPLLRRARGLLYGAAGRPCGAATAALRRLGDVLRDYSWEKLNAGPWREVSKAWRQVYSYGCLFGALAEVAAGRPLAPAVRLCDMGLLMGASVLDNVLARLVRVLQAHLPRAKRRAAAQGSAKVPPAALRRPGPALPCPAPFQRARADPPPVPALQPEDALPHLRCPSLEHFRDNYLIPQKPVVLEGIIDHWPCMKKWSVDYFCQVAGCRTVPVELGTRYTDEEWSQKLMTVSDFINQYIVNENGVGYLAQHQLFDQIPELKEDISIPDYCCLGEGEEDNITINAWFGPKGTISPLHQDPQQNFLAQVFGRKYIRLYSPQDSENLYPHESQILHNTSQVDVEDPDLVKFPSFRNAAFQSCILMPGQVLFIPVKYWHYVRSLDISFSVSFWWS